One Natronomonas gomsonensis genomic window, ACCGGCCGACTGACGCTCCGAACCGCCGACAGGCGTTGGGAACGGCTTAAGTATTCTCACAGTCATCTTCGAGTATGCCCAAGATAAGCGTCGAGATTCCACAGGAACTCCTCGACGACCTCGACGACCACGTCGGCGACGGCGGGAAGTTCGTCAACCGAAGCGACGCCATCCGCTCGTCCATCCGGAAGAACCTCGACATTTTAGACGAAATCGACGCCCGCCACGACCGACTGGAGGACGATGAGTAACGCCGTCGAACCGCGGCGTGCGCTCCCGGCCGGCGCCGTCGCCTTGGCGGCGATGTTCGTCACCGCGCTCGTCACCGCACAGGTGACCGCCTCGAAACTCCTGTTGTTCGAATCCCCCGTCGGACTGCCGGTGACGGGGACCAGTCTCGTGTTGCCCGGCG contains:
- a CDS encoding ribbon-helix-helix domain-containing protein, producing MPKISVEIPQELLDDLDDHVGDGGKFVNRSDAIRSSIRKNLDILDEIDARHDRLEDDE